The Lycium barbarum isolate Lr01 chromosome 9, ASM1917538v2, whole genome shotgun sequence genome has a segment encoding these proteins:
- the LOC132611874 gene encoding uroporphyrinogen decarboxylase, chloroplastic-like, translated as MAKYICYQADNEAQAVQIFDSWATGSGGLLERLPLTGVDVVSLDWIVDMADGRKRLGPNVAVQGNVDPVVLFGSKGFITNRINDTVKKACKGKHILNLRHGIKVGAPEENVGRFFEIAKGLRY; from the exons ATGGCTAAATATATCTGCTACCAAGCTGACAACGAAGCTCAAGCAGTCCAGATCTTTGATTCATGGGCCAC TGGATCTGGTGGCTTGCTTGAGAGACTACCCTTGACAGGTGTAGATGTAGTAAGCTTGGATTGGATAGTTGATATGGCTGATGGAAGGAAACGACTCGGTCCTAATGTGGCTGTACAAGGTAATGTGGATCCTGTTGTCCTTTTTGGCTCAAAGGGATTTATTACCAATCGAATAAATGATACTGTCAAGAAAGCTTGTAAAGGGAAACATATTTTGAACCTCAGACATGGCATCAAAGTAGGCGCACCTGAAGAAAATGTTGGTCGTTTCTTTGAGATTGCTAAAGGACTTAGGTATTAG
- the LOC132611335 gene encoding CBL-interacting protein kinase 18-like: MEKKGNILMQKYELGRLLGQGNFGKVYYGRNLKSAQSVAIKVIDKEKVQKAGLIEQTKREISVMALVKHPHVVQLYEVMATKTKIYFVIEHAKGGELFNKLAKGRLKEDVARKFFQQLISAVEFCHSRDVYHRDLKPENLLLDENGNLKVSDFGLSALAESKRQDGLLHTTCGTPAYVAPEVIGRKGYDGAKADIWSCGVILFVLLAGYLPFQDSNLMNMYRNISRAEYKCPNWFPLEVRKLLSRILDPNPYTRISITKIKESSWFKKGSDSRHVRTKQVVNQNVIGDGDAVSSSNLNNNTSSSGCDTKLELAKPANINAFDIISLSSGFDLSGLFIRNDQKEELQFTSVKPAPVIISKLEEVGRYLNLEITKKEGGFLRLEGLNGSRYGTLCIDVQIFEITESYYLVELRRSCGDAIEYQNMLTQAIKPALEEIVWAWQGVQSHH; this comes from the coding sequence ATGGAGAAGAAAGGAAATATATTGATGCAAAAATATGAATTGGGGAGATTATTAGGTCAAGGAAACTTTGGTAAGGTTTATTATGGAAGGAATCTGAAAAGCGCACAGAGTGTAGCCATCAAGGTAATTGATAAAGAGAAGGTTCAGAAGGCTGGACTGATAGAACAGACCAAACGAGAGATATCTGTTATGGCACTGGTCAAACATCCACATGTTGTGCAGCTATACGAGGTCATGGCAACTAAGACTAAGATTTACTTTGTGATCGAACATGCCAAAGGCGGCGAGCTTTTCAACAAACTGGCAAAGGGGAGGCTCAAGGAAGATGTTGCTAGAAAGTTCTTTCAGCAACTGATCAGTGCCGTTGAATTTTGCCACAGCCGAGATGTTTATCACCGTGATCTTAAACCAGAAAATCTCCTGCTGGATGAGAATGGAAACCTAAAGGTGTCAGACTTTGGATTGAGTGCATTGGCTGAGTCTAAGCGGCAAGATGGGTTACTCCACACAACGTGCGGTACACCAGCATATGTTGCTCCTGAGGTGATTGGTAGAAAAGGATATGATGGTGCCAAAGCTGACATCTGGTCTTGTGGGGTGATCTTGTTTGTCCTTTTGGCTGGTTATCTTCCATTCCAAGACTCAAATCTTATGAATATGTATAGGAACATAAGCAGGGCGGAGTACAAATGCCCTAATTGGTTCCCACTAGAAGTGCGTAAACTTCTCTCTAGGATCCTTGACCCAAACCCTTATACAAGGATTTCGATAACTAAAATCAAGGAAAGCTCCTGGTTTAAGAAAGGATCTGATTCCAGACATGTGAGAACCAAACAAGTAGTGAAccaaaatgttattggagatggCGATGCTGTTTCCAGTTCAAATTTGAACAATAATACCTCTTCCTCTGGATGCGACACCAAGCTAGAGTTGGCAAAACCTGCAAACATTAATGCATTTGATATCATCTCTCTTTCAAGCGGGTTTGACTTGTCTGGTTTATTCATAAGAAATGATCAAAAGGAGGAGCTGCAATTCACATCAGTGAAGCCTGCCCCAGTCATCATATCGAAGCTTGAGGAAGTTGGCAGGTATCTGAACCTAGAAATAACAAAGAAAGAAGGTGGATTTTTGAGATTAGAGGGATTAAATGGGAGCAGATATGGAACTCTGTGCATTGATGTGCAAATATTTGAAATTACTGAATCTTATTACTTGGTTGAGCTGAGAAGGTCATGTGGTGATGCGATTGAGTACCAAAACATGTTGACACAAGCTATCAAACCAGCTCTTGAGGAAATTGTTTGGGCTTGGCAAGGTGTGCAATCTCATCATTAG
- the LOC132611875 gene encoding uncharacterized protein LOC132611875: MENSQYGTWAKRFKIHARSHKVLHHIIPPPKDKEKPTPKTDEEVELWTTIDATVLQWIYSTISNDLLNTIIEPDATAMDAWVRLRDIFQDHQTSRAVTLEQEFTMTHMEDFPNASAYCQRLKSLADQLKNVGAPVTNSCLVLQLVSGLTEAYKGVETQIRHAKPLPPFTEARSSLVLEERELAAMVSHGSGSVMVAAVDDAKLLSENTSSRRGKTQNSHL, translated from the coding sequence ATGGAGAACTCACAATACGGAACATGGGCCAAGCGTTTCAAAATTCATGCTCGTTCTCACAAGGTCCTTCATCACATCATTCCTCCACCCAAAGATAAGGAGAAGCCGACTCCTAAAACTGATGAGGAAGTCGAATTATGGACGACCATTGACGCCACCGTGCTTCAATGGATATATTCGACAATTTCGAATGATTTGTTAAACACCATCATCGAACCAGACGCTACTGCCATGGACGCTTGGGTTCGCTTGCGTGATATATTCCAAGATCATCAAACCTCTCGTGCGGTGACTCTCGAACAAGAATTCACAATGACTCACATGGAGGATTTTCCCAATGCCTCCGCCTATTGTCAACGTCTAAAGAGCCTTGCGGATCAACTGAAAAACGTCGGGGCTCCCGTGACGAATAGCTGCCTTGTCCTTCAATTGGTTTCGGGTCTCACTGAAGCGTACAAAGGGGTTGAGACACAAATTCGCCATGCTAAGCCTCTCCCCCCATTCACAGAGGCTCGATCTTCCCTTGTTTTGGAAGAACGTGAACTTGCGGCAATGGTGTCTCACGGGTCTGGTTCGGTTATGGTAGCCGCGGTTGACGACGCGAAACTGCTCTCTGAAAACACAAGCTCACGTCGAGGGAAAACCCAAAATTCCCACCTCTAA